The following proteins come from a genomic window of Trueperaceae bacterium:
- a CDS encoding tetratricopeptide repeat protein, producing the protein MLRTLGNVGVAGHEFGRPKPLLLLAYLTLEGPQSRRHLAELFWPGSDQGRRSLTTALARLRKAVHGSIGANDSQVWSELDCDVIELQRALEEGELGRALRLYEGPFLGNLDLDELPVELEEWLYEKRESIASRLQKALLEEALRHWARGDGAGAARTAARGCRLAGAGPAPPLVASKLHALLLAADHPLATEVARELGEYGLTLPASSAEAREQLQNLSLEATPHRLPHRGGAFIGREVELAELSLALNRGDRRLITLVGPGGMGKTRLSIEVARRALLAGAFPDGVYFVGLEALREAEEVPGAIADVFELELADADGALARLSALLRRKRTLLVLDNVEQLPGVQEPIAGLLEECEQLTLIVTSRHRLGLSGEWVVPLSGLSFPDRQLDQGEAALFDAPRLFEQRVRQTGVRLNLEKDLVDVLRLCRLLEGAPLGLELAAAWAPLLSVDEIADEVENSFDLLTSSGDSARQSSLRAVFEHSWTLLSTDEQAALRRLSLARGGFTRDLAHELALCDARTLLSLAGKSLIERVGNGRFRLLEVTREYAFEQLTRSADLRGAWQRFMAHFLRLAEDAEEGLRGDRQVESLERLSAERDNLRAALHYSLESGNVEPGMRIAAALQMFWWIRGEYREGLARIESLLAAARPEVEASARAKALHRAGTLAHELGEYIRARAHYEEALAIAERANLQQIRADALHSLGLLASKRGEVAIAAELYEQCLQLQRQLGDRWGSSATLNNMGVNLLSGGHFERARQPLLESLELKRAMGEKQGIAYALHNLGTAALALGELDAAQEYVEASLELKRALGDEQALCTSYTALGRIALRRGQYDRARQKLLAGLWQLAKLENRWTFTTELAALVSLEASCGKPEKALRLSGFIESSCRDLNMRLPRLAAIEMQEGRRKAMTEIDAAAAERLLAQGRSLDLAGAAVHVASEADRLPAGKID; encoded by the coding sequence GTGCTCAGGACACTCGGGAACGTCGGCGTCGCCGGGCACGAATTCGGCCGGCCAAAGCCGCTGCTGCTTCTCGCCTACCTGACCCTGGAGGGCCCCCAGAGCCGCCGCCACCTTGCGGAATTGTTCTGGCCCGGTTCCGACCAGGGCCGGCGTAGCCTCACGACTGCTCTGGCGAGGCTCCGCAAGGCGGTGCACGGTTCCATCGGAGCGAACGACTCGCAGGTGTGGAGCGAACTCGACTGCGACGTGATCGAGCTGCAGAGGGCGCTCGAGGAGGGCGAACTCGGCCGCGCGCTCAGGCTGTACGAGGGGCCGTTCCTGGGGAACCTCGATCTGGACGAGTTACCCGTGGAGCTGGAAGAGTGGCTGTACGAGAAGCGCGAGTCGATAGCCTCTCGACTGCAGAAGGCGCTGTTGGAGGAGGCGCTACGCCATTGGGCCCGGGGTGACGGCGCGGGAGCGGCCCGAACGGCCGCTCGAGGCTGCCGGCTGGCGGGCGCGGGACCGGCGCCGCCACTGGTGGCATCGAAACTGCACGCCCTGCTGCTGGCGGCCGACCACCCGTTGGCAACCGAGGTAGCGCGCGAGCTGGGCGAGTACGGGCTCACGCTGCCGGCCAGCAGCGCCGAGGCAAGGGAACAGTTGCAGAACCTCAGCCTCGAGGCGACACCTCACCGGTTGCCTCATCGGGGCGGCGCCTTCATAGGCCGTGAAGTCGAGCTGGCCGAGCTGTCGCTGGCGCTCAATCGGGGGGACAGACGGTTGATCACCCTCGTCGGACCGGGGGGAATGGGCAAGACCCGTCTCTCCATCGAGGTCGCCCGCCGAGCCCTCCTCGCCGGAGCTTTTCCCGACGGAGTCTACTTCGTTGGCCTAGAGGCCCTCCGCGAGGCCGAGGAGGTGCCGGGCGCCATCGCAGACGTGTTCGAGCTCGAGTTGGCCGACGCCGATGGGGCGCTCGCACGCCTGTCGGCGCTCCTCAGGCGGAAGCGCACGCTGCTGGTACTCGACAACGTCGAACAGTTGCCGGGAGTGCAGGAGCCGATAGCCGGTCTGCTGGAGGAGTGCGAGCAACTCACACTGATCGTCACCTCGCGGCATCGTTTGGGCCTGTCCGGGGAGTGGGTCGTCCCGCTTTCGGGCCTCTCGTTCCCGGACCGCCAACTCGACCAGGGAGAGGCGGCGCTTTTCGACGCACCCAGACTCTTCGAACAACGGGTCCGTCAGACCGGGGTGAGACTGAACCTGGAGAAGGATCTGGTCGACGTGCTCAGGCTCTGCAGGCTCCTCGAGGGGGCCCCGCTGGGGCTAGAACTGGCGGCCGCCTGGGCGCCGCTGCTGTCAGTCGACGAGATCGCGGATGAGGTCGAGAACTCTTTCGACCTGCTGACGTCATCCGGCGACTCGGCGCGCCAGAGCAGCTTGCGAGCCGTGTTCGAACACTCCTGGACACTGCTCTCGACCGACGAGCAGGCCGCGCTACGGCGACTGTCCCTGGCACGAGGCGGCTTCACCCGCGACCTCGCCCACGAACTCGCGCTTTGCGACGCTCGCACGCTCCTGTCCCTGGCCGGCAAGTCACTCATCGAACGCGTCGGGAATGGCCGCTTCCGCCTCCTCGAGGTCACGCGCGAGTACGCGTTCGAGCAGCTGACTCGCTCAGCCGACCTTCGCGGCGCGTGGCAGCGGTTCATGGCTCACTTCCTCCGGCTGGCTGAGGATGCGGAGGAGGGATTGCGGGGCGACCGGCAAGTCGAGAGCCTCGAGCGACTCAGTGCCGAGCGCGACAACTTGCGAGCGGCGCTCCACTACTCGCTCGAGAGCGGCAACGTCGAGCCGGGAATGCGTATCGCAGCGGCTTTGCAGATGTTCTGGTGGATCCGCGGCGAATACCGGGAAGGGCTGGCGCGCATCGAGTCCCTGCTCGCCGCCGCACGACCGGAGGTAGAGGCTTCGGCCCGAGCGAAGGCGCTCCACCGCGCTGGCACCCTCGCCCACGAACTCGGAGAGTACATCAGGGCTCGCGCTCACTACGAGGAAGCCCTGGCGATCGCGGAGCGAGCGAACCTGCAGCAGATCCGGGCCGACGCGCTGCACAGCCTCGGACTACTTGCCAGCAAGAGGGGCGAGGTAGCGATCGCAGCGGAACTCTACGAGCAGTGCCTGCAGCTGCAGCGGCAGCTGGGGGACCGCTGGGGCTCGTCGGCGACTCTGAACAACATGGGTGTGAATCTGCTCAGTGGCGGCCATTTCGAAAGGGCGCGGCAGCCCCTCCTGGAGAGTCTCGAACTGAAGCGAGCCATGGGCGAGAAACAGGGCATCGCCTACGCCCTGCACAATCTGGGGACGGCCGCGCTGGCGCTGGGCGAGTTGGACGCTGCTCAGGAGTACGTCGAGGCGAGCCTCGAGCTCAAGCGCGCGCTGGGCGACGAACAGGCGCTTTGCACCTCATACACCGCGCTCGGCAGGATCGCACTGCGAAGGGGGCAGTACGACCGCGCCCGGCAGAAGCTGCTCGCCGGGCTATGGCAACTGGCCAAGCTGGAGAATCGCTGGACCTTCACGACAGAGCTGGCAGCCTTGGTGAGCCTGGAGGCATCGTGCGGGAAACCGGAGAAAGCCCTCCGGCTGTCCGGTTTCATAGAGTCCAGCTGTAGGGATCTGAACATGCGACTGCCGCGCCTGGCTGCCATCGAGATGCAGGAGGGGCGCCGGAAGGCGATGACCGAAATCGACGCCGCAGCCGCCGAACGGCTGCTGGCCCAGGGCAGAAGTCTCGATCTGGCAGGTGCGGCTGTGCATGTAGCGTCGGAGGCTGACCGGCTTCCGGCAGGCAAGATCGACTAG
- a CDS encoding Vms1/Ankzf1 family peptidyl-tRNA hydrolase: protein MFHKIDLEALAELSGPERAFVSLYLSGPDSLDSLDARIRKVRGLLEENADETEHFEENLKLVRKFLADYDFTAGSLAIFSCWALEFLQGYSFEKEVADLLWIDSSPYIRPLAELQDKYENFVVVLADNTETHVYLVTSATPLEQETVKGHIKNHVRKGGWSQKRYARRRENALDHYAKDVVGVLEELEKRREFEYIVLAGSEETMQAIRAELPQNLIDKLVGAEPVDLHQEGEAWEGVFEVFFEEERRHDRDLWDLIKAESLRSGRAALGPQEVLEAAAVGRVERLLVTRDARIAGQRCRECENLFAEAEENCPVCESDSLFTVDLVEELVELMLLSDAQTEFTDPIGGLSKSGRVAALLRY from the coding sequence ATGTTCCACAAGATAGACCTGGAAGCACTGGCCGAGCTCAGCGGCCCGGAGCGTGCGTTCGTGAGCCTCTACCTGTCGGGCCCGGACTCGCTCGATTCGTTGGACGCGCGGATCAGGAAGGTACGGGGCCTGCTCGAGGAGAACGCCGACGAAACGGAGCACTTCGAGGAGAACCTGAAACTCGTGCGGAAGTTCCTGGCGGACTACGACTTCACCGCCGGCTCGTTGGCCATCTTCTCCTGCTGGGCGCTGGAGTTCTTACAGGGTTACTCCTTCGAGAAGGAGGTAGCCGACCTCCTTTGGATCGACTCCTCTCCCTACATCAGACCGTTGGCCGAACTGCAGGACAAGTACGAGAACTTCGTCGTGGTACTGGCGGACAACACGGAGACTCATGTCTACCTCGTTACCTCTGCCACTCCCCTTGAGCAGGAGACGGTGAAGGGGCACATCAAGAACCACGTGCGCAAGGGGGGCTGGTCGCAGAAGCGCTACGCACGCAGGCGGGAGAACGCCCTCGACCACTACGCGAAGGACGTTGTGGGCGTGCTCGAGGAGCTGGAGAAGCGACGCGAGTTCGAGTACATCGTGCTTGCGGGTTCCGAGGAGACAATGCAGGCTATACGGGCCGAGCTTCCGCAGAACCTGATCGACAAACTAGTCGGGGCCGAACCGGTCGACCTGCATCAGGAGGGTGAGGCCTGGGAGGGCGTCTTCGAGGTGTTCTTCGAGGAGGAGCGTCGGCACGACCGGGACCTGTGGGACCTGATCAAGGCCGAGAGTCTACGCTCGGGTCGCGCCGCCCTGGGACCGCAGGAGGTGCTCGAGGCGGCTGCTGTTGGCCGGGTCGAGCGGTTGCTCGTGACCCGCGACGCCCGCATCGCCGGGCAGCGCTGCCGGGAGTGCGAGAACCTCTTCGCCGAGGCCGAGGAGAACTGCCCAGTTTGCGAGTCCGACTCGCTGTTCACCGTCGACCTGGTAGAGGAGCTCGTGGAGTTGATGCTGCTGAGCGATGCCCAGACGGAGTTCACCGACCCGATCGGCGGCCTTTCGAAGTCAGGTCGCGTGGCCGCCCTCCTGCGTTACTGA
- a CDS encoding HAD family acid phosphatase yields the protein MPDTEIPSTIICDLDGTLADIEHRVHHIRGSSRQDWDAFFRACTEDLPIRNTIHLVQRLHEVGFRVLIVSGRSDLVRTETEEWLEKHGVPYDQLLMRRDADHRSDTIVKAEMVDELGIGPEDVLMVLDDRNKVVEMWRERGFHTFQVAPGDF from the coding sequence ATGCCCGACACAGAGATACCGAGCACCATCATCTGCGACCTGGACGGCACCCTGGCCGACATCGAACATCGCGTGCACCACATCAGAGGGAGCAGCCGGCAGGACTGGGATGCCTTCTTCCGGGCCTGCACCGAGGACTTGCCGATAAGGAACACGATCCACCTGGTGCAGAGGCTGCACGAGGTCGGTTTCCGCGTCCTGATCGTGAGCGGTCGCAGCGACCTGGTCAGGACCGAGACCGAGGAGTGGCTCGAGAAGCATGGGGTGCCCTACGACCAGCTGCTGATGCGACGCGATGCCGACCACAGGTCCGACACGATCGTCAAGGCCGAGATGGTGGACGAGTTGGGAATCGGGCCGGAGGACGTCCTGATGGTGCTGGACGACCGGAACAAGGTGGTCGAGATGTGGCGCGAGCGTGGCTTTCACACGTTCCAGGTCGCACCCGGGGACTTCTAG
- a CDS encoding DUF1579 domain-containing protein, with amino-acid sequence MNESEPMPTAQPFEPGPEHAWLQRLVGEWVMEAEAAGHPSFTGSETVRPLGQAWIVAEGSFQAEGREPDSSLMMLGFDPEKKRFVGTWAGSALAYLWVYEGQFGDSEKILNLDCMGPSMRGDGKLLPYRDVIEWVSEDERLLRGLVRDADGSWQQFMVTRYRRRGAEGRSGDQV; translated from the coding sequence ATGAACGAGTCCGAGCCGATGCCGACGGCGCAGCCATTCGAACCGGGACCGGAGCACGCCTGGCTCCAGCGCCTCGTAGGGGAGTGGGTGATGGAAGCGGAGGCGGCCGGCCACCCCAGTTTCACCGGCAGTGAAACGGTCAGGCCGTTGGGACAGGCGTGGATCGTCGCCGAGGGGAGCTTCCAGGCAGAGGGCAGAGAACCCGACAGCTCCCTCATGATGCTGGGGTTCGACCCCGAGAAGAAGCGGTTCGTGGGCACCTGGGCCGGTTCGGCGCTTGCCTACCTGTGGGTCTACGAGGGGCAGTTCGGCGACAGCGAGAAGATCCTGAACCTGGACTGCATGGGGCCGAGCATGCGTGGCGACGGGAAACTGCTCCCTTACCGCGACGTGATCGAGTGGGTGAGCGAAGACGAGCGACTGCTGCGGGGACTGGTCCGCGACGCGGACGGCAGCTGGCAGCAGTTCATGGTGACGCGGTACAGGAGGCGTGGAGCGGAGGGACGATCGGGCGACCAGGTCTAG
- a CDS encoding carbohydrate ABC transporter permease has translation MKLRQVFSYLLLLAIGAVIIFPFVWMFLTALKTPREIFDLSILPQQPTFANFREVLFDTRFPRWFGVSTLIASVTTLSVLFFDSLVGYTLAKLRFRGKRIFFILILSTLMVPTEMLVIPWYVMSAELGWTDSYWGLLFPGIVSAFGVFLMRQFFETLPNDLLDASRLDGVSEFGIFWRICLPLVRPALAALGIFTFLTSWNSFLWPLIIVQSPSMRTIPVGVALFSGEAGSAWHLIMAASSLSVIPVLIVFLFFQRQIIEGVVLTGVKG, from the coding sequence ATGAAGCTTCGGCAGGTGTTCAGTTACCTGCTGCTTCTCGCGATCGGGGCAGTGATCATCTTCCCGTTCGTCTGGATGTTCCTCACAGCGCTGAAGACGCCTCGGGAAATCTTCGACCTGTCGATCCTTCCGCAACAGCCCACCTTCGCCAACTTCCGCGAAGTACTTTTCGATACGCGGTTTCCGCGCTGGTTCGGGGTGAGCACCCTGATCGCCAGTGTCACCACCCTCTCTGTGCTTTTCTTCGACTCGCTGGTCGGTTACACGTTGGCCAAGCTCCGCTTCAGAGGTAAGCGCATCTTCTTCATCCTCATCCTGTCGACCCTGATGGTGCCGACCGAGATGCTGGTGATTCCGTGGTACGTGATGTCCGCGGAACTCGGCTGGACGGACAGCTACTGGGGTCTTCTCTTCCCCGGCATCGTCAGCGCCTTCGGCGTGTTCCTGATGCGACAGTTCTTCGAGACGCTGCCCAACGACCTGCTTGACGCTTCCCGGCTCGACGGCGTGAGCGAGTTCGGTATCTTCTGGCGGATCTGCCTTCCCCTGGTCCGCCCTGCGCTCGCTGCTCTGGGGATCTTCACCTTCTTGACGAGCTGGAACTCGTTCCTCTGGCCGCTCATAATCGTCCAGAGTCCGTCGATGCGCACGATCCCTGTAGGCGTCGCGCTGTTCTCGGGCGAAGCCGGTTCGGCCTGGCACCTGATCATGGCGGCGTCGTCACTCTCGGTCATTCCGGTGTTGATAGTCTTCCTGTTTTTCCAACGGCAGATCATCGAAGGGGTCGTGTTGACGGGTGTGAAGGGGTAG
- a CDS encoding sugar ABC transporter permease produces the protein MSVLPEAKTARRAGATYRQMSLRRREAMWAYAFLLVPFALFLLIRIYPAIQAFYLSLHEWSANPANRPFVGMEHYMRLAVDARLGQALLNTVKYTLIGVPVQLALGLGLAILLQSIPRFRAFFRALYFAPYVVPAVAIGWVFSWMLSANFGVVNTLLIAVGIPAQEFLRDPDQALLTVTGVVIWQHLGFQIVLFLAGLESIPKTYFEAARIDGADGWSLFRHIILPLLNGVIVFSTVIFTIRYLQLFTLIVNLNFTDQGGPLGSTLSVALYIYQLAFQRFQFGYASAVTVVLFVIVLFVTLVQMRLITRRVEY, from the coding sequence TTGAGCGTACTTCCTGAAGCGAAAACCGCTCGCCGTGCCGGTGCAACCTATCGCCAGATGAGCCTCCGCCGCCGAGAAGCGATGTGGGCTTACGCCTTCCTCCTCGTACCCTTCGCCCTGTTCCTTCTGATTCGCATCTACCCGGCTATACAGGCGTTCTACCTTTCCCTGCATGAGTGGAGCGCCAACCCCGCGAACCGGCCCTTCGTCGGGATGGAGCACTACATGCGGCTGGCTGTCGATGCGCGCCTGGGTCAAGCGCTGTTGAACACCGTCAAGTACACTCTTATCGGCGTCCCCGTTCAATTGGCGTTGGGCCTTGGCTTGGCTATTCTTCTCCAGAGCATCCCCCGCTTTCGCGCCTTCTTCCGAGCCCTCTATTTCGCTCCCTACGTAGTTCCGGCTGTTGCGATCGGCTGGGTATTCAGCTGGATGCTGTCCGCCAACTTCGGTGTGGTCAACACTCTGCTCATCGCGGTAGGCATACCGGCACAGGAGTTCCTTCGCGACCCCGATCAAGCGTTGCTCACTGTCACGGGAGTAGTGATCTGGCAGCACCTCGGCTTTCAGATAGTCCTGTTTCTGGCGGGCTTGGAGTCGATACCGAAGACCTACTTCGAGGCCGCCCGCATCGACGGGGCCGATGGCTGGTCTCTCTTCCGCCACATAATCCTGCCGCTGTTGAACGGCGTCATCGTTTTCTCCACGGTGATCTTCACCATCCGTTACCTGCAACTCTTCACTCTGATCGTCAACCTCAACTTCACCGATCAAGGCGGGCCGCTAGGAAGTACTCTTAGCGTTGCCCTCTACATCTATCAGCTGGCCTTCCAGAGATTCCAGTTCGGTTACGCCTCGGCCGTGACCGTGGTGCTGTTCGTCATCGTGCTGTTCGTGACCCTGGTGCAGATGCGCCTCATCACGCGCCGCGTGGAATACTGA
- a CDS encoding creatininase family protein — protein sequence MEPQMIDIIQLGGARRESIRTAPFIVLPVGSIEYHGPHAPLGTDTTLAVGFAKRLCERFSAILLPPVTYTFAPSITSRHLGTVSISPDVFLEYLYQVLLALAANGARRIVALNGHSENQFALRLAAERLALEYPESSVLYVNWWKLVGIGRDAPSEGLFTDHGGHGHGGPLEISTVAAFDPSGVEPHLATNIEYESPWWRVAGQAVGVGQEPEGFSGFHGRVDEIDPAKGEVLVDEVSENLARMVEEWLERTS from the coding sequence ATGGAGCCGCAAATGATCGACATTATCCAGTTAGGTGGAGCGCGAAGGGAAAGCATCCGGACCGCGCCATTCATCGTTCTGCCGGTGGGCAGTATCGAGTATCACGGCCCTCATGCCCCACTTGGAACCGATACGACTTTGGCGGTCGGGTTCGCCAAGAGGCTTTGCGAGAGATTCTCGGCCATTCTTCTACCGCCAGTGACCTACACCTTCGCGCCCAGCATCACTTCGCGGCACCTCGGGACCGTATCGATTTCTCCCGATGTCTTCCTCGAATACCTCTATCAGGTGCTACTTGCGCTTGCCGCCAACGGAGCGCGGCGAATAGTTGCCCTCAATGGTCACAGCGAGAATCAGTTCGCCCTTCGCCTGGCGGCTGAACGACTGGCGCTCGAGTACCCCGAGTCGAGCGTCCTGTACGTGAACTGGTGGAAGCTGGTGGGGATCGGTAGAGACGCGCCTAGCGAAGGCTTGTTTACCGACCATGGCGGGCACGGTCACGGTGGGCCCTTGGAGATCTCGACCGTAGCTGCGTTCGATCCAAGCGGGGTGGAGCCACATCTTGCGACGAACATCGAATACGAATCGCCCTGGTGGCGGGTCGCCGGCCAGGCCGTAGGCGTAGGACAAGAGCCGGAAGGCTTCTCCGGCTTCCATGGGCGGGTCGACGAAATCGATCCCGCCAAGGGAGAAGTGCTGGTCGACGAGGTTTCGGAGAATCTCGCACGCATGGTGGAGGAGTGGCTTGAGCGTACTTCCTGA
- a CDS encoding extracellular solute-binding protein: MKKLLLSISIAGMLFTQQVLAQDVTITYWQYEYESKIEAIDELIERFEAENPSIHVVQETFPYNAYVQKVASAIPAGEGPDVLNLYYGWVLSFIDAGYLQPLPEDTISATELESEFVPLVQAARVNGELWGLPTAVRTLALFYNRDLFDEAGINGPPSTWEEFVEDAIALTEGSGARMTQAGFVPGNQRYHLWRDVLVRQFGGEPYSDDGRTVAYDSEAGHQAFNFYTDLITEHKVGEIDFFPGYGGFRDAFMAGRVGMIIDGSFAIGTLSSDATAADWAVAELPTGPTGEKVNYGSFWMNGIARGTSGAELEASAKFIEYLASEEVMEYWLEKVGELPARQSLLESPDLLEDPVIGPFVASVPYAESTVFVEENQQRQLFYDALNEVVINGADADEVLSRLAREEQALLDTYWEGN; encoded by the coding sequence ATGAAAAAGCTGCTGTTGAGTATTTCTATCGCCGGGATGTTGTTTACCCAGCAAGTTTTGGCACAAGACGTCACGATCACTTACTGGCAATACGAGTACGAGTCGAAGATCGAAGCCATCGACGAACTGATTGAGCGGTTCGAAGCAGAGAATCCGAGTATCCACGTCGTGCAGGAGACGTTTCCCTATAACGCTTACGTGCAGAAGGTGGCCTCCGCTATCCCTGCAGGCGAGGGCCCCGACGTCCTTAACCTCTATTACGGATGGGTCCTTAGCTTCATCGATGCTGGCTACCTTCAGCCCTTGCCCGAGGATACGATCTCGGCCACCGAACTCGAGTCGGAATTCGTGCCACTGGTTCAGGCCGCCCGCGTCAATGGCGAACTGTGGGGCCTACCCACCGCCGTTCGTACCCTTGCCCTCTTCTACAACAGAGACCTTTTCGATGAAGCGGGCATCAACGGTCCTCCCTCCACATGGGAAGAATTCGTCGAGGACGCGATAGCCCTCACCGAAGGGAGCGGCGCGCGGATGACTCAGGCTGGCTTCGTCCCTGGCAACCAGCGCTACCACCTCTGGCGCGACGTTCTCGTTCGGCAATTCGGTGGTGAACCGTACTCCGATGACGGCCGGACGGTCGCCTACGACTCGGAGGCCGGCCACCAGGCCTTCAACTTCTACACCGACCTGATCACTGAGCACAAGGTAGGCGAGATCGACTTCTTCCCCGGATATGGGGGCTTCCGCGATGCCTTCATGGCGGGCCGTGTTGGAATGATTATCGATGGTTCGTTCGCCATCGGCACGCTAAGCAGCGATGCGACAGCAGCTGACTGGGCCGTTGCTGAACTTCCGACGGGGCCGACCGGCGAAAAGGTCAACTACGGTTCCTTCTGGATGAACGGGATAGCGCGTGGGACGAGCGGAGCCGAACTGGAAGCGTCTGCGAAGTTCATCGAGTACCTTGCGTCGGAAGAGGTCATGGAGTACTGGCTCGAAAAAGTAGGTGAACTGCCCGCCCGCCAGAGCCTGCTCGAGAGCCCTGACCTCTTGGAGGATCCCGTAATCGGTCCTTTCGTCGCTTCGGTTCCATATGCCGAGAGCACTGTATTCGTCGAGGAGAATCAACAGCGCCAGCTGTTCTATGACGCCTTGAACGAGGTGGTGATCAACGGGGCTGACGCGGACGAGGTCCTCTCGCGACTTGCCCGCGAAGAGCAGGCCCTGCTCGACACCTACTGGGAAGGCAACTGA
- a CDS encoding ROK family protein, whose translation MQTDMANGSVQPENVRVANRLSLLRSVLESEEFSRADAAHWTQLSVPTVTSIFQEFSELGIIQSVGFSTNRGGRPAEVFQPRRDARQVLAADLSGRVAEAGKLDLCGELLSLEAGPVISPSTAKAVLEWLCDLVSLSDDRLHYIAIAAPGVIDSSTGRVRLAPSLGWDDFPLASVLEEKTGLRVVIENDVNALTLAQLDLRDADSVRHLIYLLVTSGGIGAGIVVNRELYRGSRAAAGEVGFSLLGLQDQPQKIEFGTAGPLEAALVKEVCAALDAQGRLSVNSPAAERSFERFLAGIQFLVHNLACALDPDLFLIDWSPDEEGVLAREIGKRWLGPDPIRVEAVRRSSGSALKGVSRLALDAIAAEIALGSRSP comes from the coding sequence TTGCAGACTGACATGGCCAACGGCTCGGTGCAGCCAGAGAACGTGAGGGTAGCGAATCGCCTCAGCTTGCTGAGGTCGGTTCTCGAAAGTGAGGAGTTCTCCCGTGCCGACGCCGCCCACTGGACTCAACTGAGCGTTCCTACCGTGACCTCTATTTTCCAGGAGTTCTCCGAACTGGGGATCATCCAATCCGTCGGTTTCAGCACCAACAGAGGGGGACGGCCCGCCGAGGTATTCCAACCGCGACGAGATGCTCGTCAGGTTCTGGCCGCCGACCTCAGCGGTCGAGTAGCCGAAGCGGGCAAGCTCGATCTATGTGGAGAACTCCTGAGTCTGGAAGCCGGACCGGTTATCTCGCCGTCAACGGCCAAAGCCGTTTTGGAATGGCTCTGCGACCTCGTGTCGCTCTCGGACGACCGCTTGCACTACATCGCGATAGCGGCTCCAGGCGTAATAGATTCGAGTACCGGCAGGGTTCGTCTGGCGCCCTCCCTTGGTTGGGACGATTTTCCTCTCGCCAGCGTGCTCGAAGAGAAGACGGGCTTGCGAGTCGTCATCGAAAACGACGTGAACGCCTTGACCCTCGCGCAGCTGGATCTCAGGGACGCTGACTCGGTGAGACATCTCATCTATCTGTTGGTGACATCGGGAGGAATCGGTGCCGGCATCGTCGTGAACAGGGAGCTCTACCGGGGAAGCAGAGCCGCGGCAGGCGAGGTAGGATTCTCTCTGCTCGGCTTGCAAGACCAGCCGCAGAAGATCGAGTTCGGGACCGCCGGACCACTCGAAGCTGCACTCGTCAAGGAAGTTTGTGCGGCTCTTGATGCTCAGGGCCGACTCAGCGTAAACAGTCCGGCTGCAGAACGATCGTTCGAACGCTTCTTGGCGGGCATTCAGTTCCTGGTCCACAATCTGGCCTGCGCACTCGATCCCGATCTGTTTCTCATCGATTGGAGCCCGGACGAGGAGGGCGTACTCGCGAGAGAGATCGGGAAGCGCTGGTTAGGTCCTGATCCGATCCGGGTCGAAGCCGTTCGTAGGTCCTCCGGTAGCGCCCTGAAGGGTGTGTCTCGACTTGCTCTCGACGCCATAGCTGCGGAGATCGCTCTTGGGAGCCGGTCCCCATGA
- a CDS encoding NAD(P)-binding domain-containing protein — MPETKEQEAARRGELTVAILGLGEAGSCFASELLGAGADVVGWDPQPKEHPKGLRFARSNSDAAKNADVIFSVNLASVAREVAEEVAPVLRPGQIYAELNTGSPQLKVDCAEAIEPSGALFVDVAIMAPVPPKGVRTPMMVSGPGAHGFHERLAPFGTDIAVIEGDPGRAATLKLLRSIAYKGIAAVVIECLEAARKLDLEEYARGQLATLVEAQMIDRFEEGSRKHARRRVHEMEAVEELLASLGVEPLSSHAALLRLRELTREPRPA; from the coding sequence ATGCCCGAAACGAAGGAGCAGGAGGCAGCGCGGCGCGGCGAGTTGACGGTCGCGATCCTCGGTTTGGGCGAGGCGGGAAGCTGCTTCGCGAGCGAACTGCTGGGAGCCGGCGCCGATGTCGTCGGCTGGGACCCTCAGCCGAAGGAGCACCCCAAAGGCCTGCGCTTCGCAAGGAGCAACTCCGACGCCGCGAAGAACGCCGACGTCATCTTCAGCGTCAACCTCGCTAGCGTTGCCCGGGAGGTTGCCGAGGAGGTCGCGCCGGTTCTGCGGCCCGGCCAGATCTACGCCGAACTGAACACCGGCTCCCCTCAGCTCAAGGTCGATTGTGCGGAAGCGATCGAACCGAGCGGTGCCCTCTTCGTCGACGTCGCGATCATGGCCCCGGTCCCGCCCAAGGGTGTGCGCACCCCGATGATGGTGAGCGGCCCGGGAGCCCACGGGTTCCATGAACGCCTTGCCCCCTTCGGCACGGATATCGCGGTCATCGAGGGTGATCCTGGTCGAGCCGCCACCCTCAAGTTGCTGCGCAGCATCGCCTACAAGGGGATCGCCGCCGTGGTAATCGAGTGCCTCGAGGCGGCCCGCAAGCTCGATCTCGAGGAGTACGCCCGCGGGCAACTGGCCACCCTGGTCGAGGCGCAGATGATCGACCGTTTCGAAGAGGGCAGCCGCAAACATGCACGCAGACGGGTTCACGAGATGGAGGCGGTCGAAGAGCTGCTCGCGTCGCTGGGGGTAGAGCCGCTCAGTAGTCATGCCGCCTTGCTGCGACTTCGTGAGCTGACCCGGGAGCCGAGACCAGCCTGA